In Aspergillus flavus chromosome 3, complete sequence, one genomic interval encodes:
- a CDS encoding putative ankyrin repeat domain protein (unnamed protein product) translates to MSDANPTVQAACASNSLESLKNAIPTASTEELNSALCDSCASGNVSFAEALLECPRTDVNAVKDGMTALFIAVSHCYLDVVKLLVDHGADARLKSLAESTSSSHSNTEPIFTPLHGFLRPRRERQKSDPLPSEIFPELLSLLLRAGCDLNARGPAGETVLHQSVHLNLPYTKLLIESGADVNVVNDSGSTPLHLLDLQKSEDIFQLFLDRGAKLDVKRVFDGRSPLQCFAAGGQLGDLSLFRPHVSSWGETDAKGDTLLHLAVRSHRSGSQTILELLKLGLRVDQRNLKGKLPLHMVDGPMEWFEEAVDILLAAGADIEGKDNQGFTLLAYTMQRAVDHERKITCLIKRGANVNTQDYKGNGVIHYKRGNGHRGIEALEFLLSIGIDPNMANYEGNTVLHRLVADFASFSDESEIYFIQKLLDAGLSPTQANFKGQTPLHLLCHQVSEYMFLPTVAGDKRAIDLVLDAGLIRALEIADHDGIRPIHLAASCSETLVARLIDLGADTTAVTGDGRNLLHIASTARQVNIVGLLLEHYTSINQLSLVNKRCKNGRPPLHDACRSGRLETVSLLLEFGADVNAEVEAKFSRGKTPLLVCCEYAKEEQRWPVHLELPALDGRVSAAGILSKDEKRPNLPQLMDKKSRNPIRRLEVTSENDTTNVTGVLRALVAHGATLTYEPSRMPPMAEAVFSGSEELVSELGRLMKQHGLEPMRFPDFEHMYLTLTSRHLPDILGVCFSEFVSDHTVARLLLLRQYNALAEGLEKHADAAHVQIALPGILVNLAKWGYTDLFKRLGDLMADPSWINGGVNRFKKRLMPYLLIAAERKVPNLDVIKVIVEHFKADINLQFQPGIEIRPNLPFQSTIWLRRAYKPGESALHYFAKGGQWWHTKAVRYLLQHGADPNLQSTNGSTPLLNAVHKSLSESHQRKEIIKILLEAGADPNIPSHNGCSPLSLATYDINIFRLLLENGASLENCISRVMFTTLDNLNLDMLSLLLERSIDCNTTTLQKEGNIWYTQRFHDDRNLTNFTLHPLHYLSMPKFNESNTRDRAIKLIQYLLQQGADPFRACSDETTILHHIFEHGGTIQPFLEIPDLDLERRDAQGRTLLLAASRCENLGTDSFAVMYPLLEPVPKYIRIVAYPEGDITRAMTLYNRGADITAVDHAGNNTLHYLVAGSCDNFAGQKQYRQTVETFVRKAPKLLHQVNKEGKTPVHIARSAEQKWALEAIRNAGVEIEEA, encoded by the coding sequence ATGTCTGATGCAAACCCTACCGTTCAGGCCGCATGTGCCTCGAACTCGCTTGAATCTCTCAAGAACGCAATCCCTACGGCATCTACGGAAGAACTCAACTCGGCTCTTTGCGATTCCTGTGCATCTGGGAACGTCTCCTTCGCGGAAGCCCTACTAGAATGCCCCAGGACGGATGTCAATGCCGTCAAAGATGGCATGACCGCTTTGTTCATTGCAGTGAGTCATTGCTACTTGGATGTGGTCAAGCTGCTCGTGGACCACGGCGCCGACGCACGTTTGAAATCATTGGCAGAgtccacttcatcttcacatTCTAATACAGAGCCCATCTTTACACCCCTCCATGGCTTCCTGAGGCCGCGCCGGGAGAGACAAAAGTCAGATCCATTGCCGAGCGAGATCTTTCCCGAGCTACTGTCCTTACTTCTGCGCGCAGGGTGTGATCTGAATGCCCGGGGCCCAGCGGGAGAAACTGTCTTGCATCAATCTGTCCATCTCAATCTGCCGTATACGAAGTTGCTTATTGAAAGTGGAGCAGATGTGAATGTTGTGAACGACTCTGGGTCTACGCCTCTACATCTTCTGGATTTACAGAAATCAGAAGATATTTTCCAACTGTTTCTAGATCGTGGGGCCAAACTCGATGTGAAAAGAGTGTTTGATGGCCGGTCTCCTTTGCAATGCTTTGCCGCTGGGGGTCAGTTAGGCGACCTTTCTCTGTTTCGACCTCATGTATCCAGCTGGGGTGAGACTGATGCTAAAGGCGATACACTACTACATCTTGCTGTGAGAAGTCATCGATCAGGGAGTCAGACGATACTTGAGCTGCTTAAGCTAGGCCTGCGTGTCGACCAGAGGAACTTGAAAGGCAAGCTTCCGTTACATATGGTGGATGGACCTATGGAATGGTTTGAGGAAGCAGTAGATATCCTTCTCGCTGCTGGTGCTGATATCGAAGGCAAGGACAATCAGGGCTTCACACTGCTAGCATATACCATGCAGCGAGCTGTCGATCACGAGCGAAAGATTACTTGTTTAATCAAGCGAGGAGCCAATGTTAACACACAGGACTACAAAGGCAACGGAGTAATACATTATAAACGCGGAAACGGTCATCGAGGAATCGAAGCGCTTGAATTTCTGTTATCCATCGGGATAGATCCAAATATGGCAAATTATGAGGGAAACACCGTTCTACATCGTCTCGTGGCCGACTTTGCCTCATTCTCGGACGAAAGCGAGATATATTTCATCCAGAAGCTGTTGGATGCGGGACTATCCCCAACCCAGGCTAACTTCAAGGGTCAAACACCACTACATCTCCTATGTCACCAAGTATCCGAGTATATGTTCTTGCCTACAGTAGCCGGTGATAAGAGAGCGATCGATTTAGTTCTCGATGCAGGTCTAATAAGAGCGTTAGAAATAGCGGATCATGATGGCATACGGCCAATTCATCTGGCAGCTAGCTGCTCTGAGACGTTGGTGGCCAGACTTATTGATCTCGGCGCAGATACCACAGCGGTGACTGGTGACGGCAGAAATCTGCTTCATATCGCATCCACAGCACGTCAAGTCAATATTGTTGGGCTTCTACTTGAGCATTATACCTCGATAAACCAACTTTCACTCGTGAACAAACGGTGCAAGAATGGCCGGCCACCTTTACACGATGCATGTCGATCAGGGAGGTTGGAAACAGTAAGCCTTCTGCTTGAATTTGGAGCCGATGTCAACGCAGAAGTCGAGGCGAAGTTTAGTCGAGGAAAGACACCTCTGCTGGTCTGCTGTGAATAtgcgaaagaagaacaaagatgGCCGGTCCATCTAGAACTTCCCGCACTCGATGGCAGGGTCAGCGCCGCCGGAATCTTATCAAAGGACGAGAAAAGGCCCAACCTACCACAACTCATGGACAAAAAATCACGGAATCCCATACGACGATTGGAAGTAACCTCTGAGAATGATACTACAAATGTGACTGGGGTTCTTCGGGCTCTCGTCGCTCATGGGGCTACACTCACTTATGAGCCCTCCCGCATGCCCCCTATGGCGGAGGCTGTCTTTAGTGGATCCGAAGAGCTAGTGTCAGAGCTTGGACGACTGATGAAACAACATGGCTTAGAACCCATGCGATTCCCAGATTTCGAACATATGTATCTCACACTCACttctcggcatcttccagaTATTCTTGGCGTTTGCTTCAGCGAGTTCGTTAGCGACCATACGGTTGCTCGCCTCTTACTCCTCCGACAGTATAACGCCCTAGCTGAAGGGTTGGAGAAGCATGCAGACGCCGCACATGTACAGATCGCTCTCCCTGGGATTCTAGTGAACCTCGCAAAATGGGGCTACACGGACCTCTTCAAACGCTTAGGCGACCTCATGGCAGATCCGAGTTGGATTAACGGTGGAGTAAACAGGTTCAAGAAGCGATTGATGCCGTATCTTCTGATAGCCGCAGAGCGAAAAGTCCCCAACCTGGACGTAATCAAGGTTATAGTGGAACACTTCAAAGCAGACATCAATCTCCAATTCCAACCAGGAATAGAGATTCGGCCAAACCTCCCCTTCCAATCAACAATCTGGCTAAGACGTGCCTACAAACCTGGCGAAAGTGCTTTACATTACTTTGCCAAAGGAGGCCAATGGTGGCACACAAAGGCAGTTCGCTACCTTCTCCAGCACGGCGCTGACCCCAACCTCCAAAGTACCAACGGCAGCACCCCATTGCTGAATGCAGTACACAAATCTCTATCAGAATCACATCAACGGAAAGAAATTATCAAAATATTGCTCGAAGCCGGCGCTGACCCCAATATCCCAAGCCATAACGGCTGTTCCCCACTGAGTCTGGCAACGTACGATATTAACATATTCCGCCTGCTACTTGAGAACGGGGCATCACTGGAAAATTGCATAAGCCGGGTAATGTTCACCACCCTGGACAACTTAAACCTCGATATGCTATCTCTCCTTCTGGAGCGCAGCATCGACTGCAACACGACTACTTTACAAAAGGAAGGCAATATATGGTATACCCAACGCTTCCACGACGACAGAAACCTAACAAACTTCACCCTCCACCCGCTCCACTACCTATCAATGCCAAAATTCAACGAGTCAAACACACGAGACCGCGCAATCAAGTTAATCCAATACCTATTACAACAAGGCGCAGACCCCTTTCGCGCCTGTAGCGACGAAACTACCATCCTCCACCACATCTTCGAGCACGGCGGAACCATCCAGCCCTTCCTCGAGATACCAGATCTAGACCTCGAGCGCCGCGATGCCCAGGGCCGTACACTCCTTCTCGCTGCATCGCGTTGCGAAAACCTCGGTACAGATTCCTTCGCAGTCATGTATCCCCTCCTCGAGCCCGTCCCCAAGTATATCAGAATCGTCGCCTACCCAGAGGGAGACATCACACGAGCCATGACGTTGTACAACCGCGGGGCGGATATCACGGCCGTTGACCACGCAGGAAATAACACCCTCCACTATCTGGTAGCAGGGAGCTGTGACAATTTCGCTGGACAGAAGCAATACCGACAGACGGTGGAAACCTTTGTCCGGAAAGCGCCCAAGCTACTCCATCAAGTGAATAAAGAAGGCAAAACGCCGGTTCATATCGCCCGGAGTGCAGAGCAGAAATGGGCTCTGGAGGCGATTCGCAATGCCGGTGTGGAGATTGAAGAAGCTTAA
- a CDS encoding DNA mismatch repair protein has protein sequence MNMATIKAIEARSVHQIQSGQVIVDLCSVAKELVENSLDAGATSIEVRFKNNGLDLIEVQDNGSGISPENYENVALKHYTSKLSSYEDLSRLQTFGFRGEALSSLCALSEFHVVTAQANQAPKANRLDFEHSGKLKKTQIVAGQKGTTVSVEGLFKRLPVRRRELEKNIKREYGKVLNLLHAYACVSKGVRFNVKNTVAKTRNVVVFSTNGNQTTKENIANVYGAKTLLALIPLDLTLEFEPSAAGKRAAVDEERESNKIFVRGHISRPVFGEGRQTPDRQMFFVNSRPCGLPQIAKAFNEVYKSFNVSQSPFVFADFHMDTNAYDVNVSPDKRTILLHDAGALIESLKTSLTQLFESSDQTVPQSQVNNARQSTTKLQSGKLQDILTLKSSSGGAEAAEDEGPEVDESQVNGRNRLNPQHRMRSFLSDLGSSPGGKASIPSSPLRVDKEPARDPTLLPPNTPTQSKPGLSEEDNQLFVTDDDRYEEPSPGADESMQPERAADGKSQVAYDDGDAPQSSAPPDSQRTVTQGREPSVEIPNTIQNAFDRMRPRRAPAEVATITIGNRTVTSLVGSGPYRKRDIDHVDTTSSTARKRRIHTPSRPSIFGKHMRGFAAPGAQVEHSASSEAEEEEDECEEEEEEEAEDVEDEEEEIEDEEPGGGSRSHVLSDQDSVQSHDEALPEAEVKDEPAMSQQDTAPVEKTLSDEEKKKHEEAEVQRLIRQAEEKAALPQESNINRANKLNKGAAHRDSTVNLVSTIDGSLSRIQLQMDKLQERLRLHGSNAVHSQDNEAENSLETAEERLSLTVSKDDFGKMRIAGQFNLGFILATRSSTGVSDSAPPSSKDELFIIDQHASDEKFNFERLQAETVVQNQRLVQPKQLDLTAVEEEIVIENQSALEKNGFVVEVDDSGNEPIGRRCKLVSLPLSKEVVFGVRDLEELIVLLSEMPASSTAGPMYVPRPSKVRKMFAMRACRSSIMIGKNLSQKQMTRVVRNMGTIDKPWNCPHGRPTMRHLMSLGQWNEYDEFDGDEESELEDRRSWTDTLDIWKDYFKEMTGEGEESEGEDEDEAD, from the exons ATGAATATGGCGAccatcaaggccatcgagGCCCGCTCG GTCCACCAAATCCAATCCGGTCAGGTCATCGTCGACCTCTGCTCTGTTGCTAAGGAGCTGGTCGAAAACAGTCTCGATGCTGGTGCCACATCGATCG AGGTCCGTTTCAAGAATAATGGACTGGACCTGATTGAGGTGCAAGACAACGGTAGTGGAATATCTCCGGAGAACTATGAGAATGTCG CACTCAAACATTACACATCGAAGTTATCTTCCTACGAGGACCTATCACGGCTACAGACGTTCGGTTTCCGCGGCGAAGCACTGTCGTCTCTATGCGCCCTGTCCGAGTTCCATGTTGTCACCGCCCAAGCCAACCAGGCTCCCAAAGCCAACCGTCTTGATTTTGAGCATTCTgggaaattgaagaagacacAAATTGTCGCGGGCCAGAAGGGCACAACAGTATCGGTGGAGGGACTGTTCAAGAGACTACCCGTGCGGCGCCGTGAGCTAGAAAAGAACATCAAACGTGAATATGGAAAGGTTTTAAACCTTCTTCATGCGTACGCATGTGTCAGCAAAGGCGTACGTTTCAACGTCAAGAACACTGTCGCAAAAACCCGCAACGTCGTGGTCTTCTCCACGAACGGTAACCAGACAACAAAAGAGAACATTGCCAACGTTTACGGCGCGAAGACTCTCCTGGCTTTGATTCCACTCGATCTAACCCTGGAATTTGAACCATCTGCGGCTGGAAAGCGAGCCGCTGTGGATGAAGAGCGGGAGTCGAATAAGATCTTCGTTCGGGGACATATCTCAAGGCCCGTTTTCGGGGAAGGCAGGCAAACACCTGATCGTCAAATGTTCTTTGTCAACTCTCGTCCTTGTGGGTTACCGCAAATAGCCAAAGCGTTCAACGAGGTCTATAAATCTTTCAACGTGTCACAGTCACCGTTTGTGTTTGCGGACTTCCATATGGATACTAACGCGTACGATGTCAATGTTTCACCCGATAAGCGCACAATTTTACTGCACGATGCAGGAGCTTTGATCGAGTCTCTGAAAACATCTCTTACGCAGTTGTTTGAATCGTCGGATCAGACAGTTCCCCAATCTCAGGTCAACAATGCTAGGCAGTCAACTACTAAACTGCAGTCCGGAAAATTGCAAGACATTCTAACTCTTAAATCTTCGTCTGGAGGCGCAGAGGCTGCGGAAGATGAGGGGCCAGAGGTGGATGAAAGCCAAGTCAATGGCAGAAACAGGCTCAACCCCCAACATAGGATGAGGAGCTTTTTGAGCGATCTCGGGTCGTCACCTGGGGGTAAAGCGAGCATACCATCATCTCCTCTTCGTGTGGACAAAGAACCTGCGCGTGATCCGACATTGTTGCCTCCAAACACACCTACCCAATCAAAACCCGGCTtatcagaagaagacaatcAGCTCTTCGTTACCGATGATGACCGATATGAAGAGCCATCTCCCGGTGCAGACGAGAGCATGCAACCAGAACGCGCTGCTGATGGAAAATCGCAGGTTGCttatgatgatggtgatgcTCCACAGAGTAGTGCACCACCAGATTCGCAGCGGACAGTAACGCAGGGACGGGAGCCGTCTGTGGAAATACCTAATACTATACAGAATGCGTTCGACCGAATGAGACCAAGACGAGCGCCGGCGGAGGTGGCGACGATCACCATCGGAAACAGGACTGTAACGTCCTTAGTAGGGAGTGGTCCTTATCGAAAACGTGATATTGACCATGTCGATACTACTAGCTCCACAGCTCGGAAGAGACGTATACACACTCCATCTCGTCCTAGTATATTTGGGAAGCACATGAGGGGCTTTGCAGCACCTGGGGCTCAGGTAGAGCACAGCGCGAGCAGTgaggccgaggaggaagaggatgaatgtgaagaggaagaagaagaagaagctgaggacgtggaggatgaagaggaggagatcgaagatgaagagccTGGGGGTGGTTCTCGATCTCATGTTCTTTCAGACCAAGATAGTGTTCAATCACACGATGAAGCTCTACCTGAGGCTGAGGTCAAGGATGAACCCGCAATGTCTCAGCAAGATACTGCTCCTGTGGAAAAGACCTTAAgcgacgaagagaagaagaaacacgaagaagctgaagttCAGCGGCTGATTCGACaggcagaagaaaaagctgCCTTGCCACAAGAAAGCAATATCAACCGTGCGAACAAGCTGAATAAGGGCGCTGCTCATCGCGATTCCACAGTCAACCTAGTGAGCACTATCGATGGGTCACTTTCTAGGATCCAGCTTCAGATGGACAAGCTTCAGGAAAGGCTTCGCTTGCACGGCTCGAATGCTGTACATTCTCAGGACAATGAGGCTGAAAATTCGCTGGAGACTGCTGAGGAGCGGTTGTCGCTAACTGTTTCCAAGGATGATTTTGGCAAGATGCGGATTGCTGGGCAGTTCAACTTAGGATTCATCCTAGCCACCCGGTCGTCAACAGGTGTCTCTGACTCAGCACCACCCAGTTCGAAGGATGAACTTTTTATCATTGACCAGCACGCTTCTGACGAGAAGTTCAACTTCGAGCGACTTCAGGCGGAAACCGTGGTGCAGAATCAACGCCTTGTGCAACCGAAGCAGCTGGATCTGACGGCGGTTGAAGAGGAAATTGTGATAGAGAATCAATCTGCGCTGGAGAAGAATGGCTTCGTCGTGGAAGTTGATGACAGCGGCAATGAACCGATTGGCCGCAGGTGCAAGCTGGTCTCGCTACCATTGAGCAAAGAAGTCGTCTTCGGCGTGCGAGATCTGGAGGAGCTCATCGTCCTGCTTTCTGAGATGCCAGCTAGCAGCACAGCGGGGCCCATGTATGTTCCGCGACCAAGTAAGGTGCGGAAAATGTTCGCTATGCGGGCATGTCGGTCCAGCATTATGATCGGAAAGAACCTGTCCCAAAAGCAAATGACCCGAGTGGTGCGAAACATGGGCACAATTGACAAACCATGGAACTGCCCACATGGGCGACCGACCATGCGACATCTGATGAGCCTGGGACAATGGAACGAGTACGATGAGTTCGACGGCGATGAAGAGAGTGAGTTGGAGGATCGCCGGTCATGGACTGATACATTGGATATCTGGAAGGATTACTTTAAGGAAATGACCGGCGAGGGAGAGGAAAGTGAgggtgaagatgaagatgaagcagATTGA